From Anopheles funestus chromosome 3RL, idAnoFuneDA-416_04, whole genome shotgun sequence, a single genomic window includes:
- the LOC125769799 gene encoding pickpocket protein 28-like, with amino-acid sequence MESRSVSNFELKAITAWDKRNFARGVKSLFLEYCSNSTVHGIKYFGCKRRTRFEKIWWIATFLLSVYGCGRLIQNIYRKWDQTPVIVSFAEKSTPVWQIPFPAVTICPETKASSEYLNFTQIYAQINETYREEMSNETYDRFRAVAQVCDAHILSGVSLNQTTDPNCVDLLRNVSRPLESLLFFCKWRNDARLCSEFFTETITEEGICFTFNGQSAGEMLRLDKLHSDYEYISEKRESPKWTLEKGYAENTDLNTYPVRVLGAGARAGLNVLLNLFAQDTDFICRGPVQGFKILLHTSSEYPQVSKQYYRVPLHQEVIISVKPQMITTSDGLRDYTPERRQCFFNHERHLEYFKVYTQQNCELECITKYTLGKCGCVKFSMPRDDRTDICGASQIQCYNDAEDELLAEDVKYIGDKSYDFRAKCNCLPACTSVQYDAEISQADLDWKSMFAAYRQSLGEMEGAQFARLTIYFKEAQFITSKRSELYGVTDFLANCGGLLGLFMGVSLLSLVELIYFCSIRPFTILRAYRTSRRESHVFDAPPIVDKAKDF; translated from the exons ATGGAGTCACGGTCGGTGAGCAATTTCGAGCTGAAAGCAATCACTGCGTGGGATAAGCGTAATTTTGCGCGCGGtgttaaaagtttgtttttggagTATTGCTCCAACAGTACGGTGCACGGTATTAAGTACTTTGGctgtaagcgacgaacccggtTCGAGAA GATATGGTGGATTGCAACCTTCCTCCTATCGGTGTACGGCTGTGGCCGGTTGATCCAGAACATCTATCGCAAATGGGACCAAACACCGGTGATTGTGAGCTTCGCTGAAAAATCCACACCGGTGTGGCAGATCCCATTCCCGGCGGTTACAATCTGTCCCGAAACGAAGGCAAGCAGCGAGTACCTTAACTTCACCCAGATATACGCACAGATAAACGAAACCTATCGGGAGGAGATGTCAAACGAAAC CTACGATCGATTCCGTGCGGTTGCGCAAGTATGCGATGCGCACATTCTCAGCGGTGTTAGCCTGAATCAAACAACCGATCCGAACTGTGTCGATCTGCTGCGGAACGTATCGAGACCGCTCGAATCGTTACTGTTTTTCTGCAAATGGCGCAACGATGCACGGCTTTGTAGCGAGTTCTTCACGGAAACGATCACCGAGGAGGGTATCTGTTTTACGTTCAACGGCCAATCTGCCGGTGAGATGTTAAGATTAGACAAGCTGCACAGTGACTATGAGTACATATCGGAGAAACGGGAATCCCCGAAGTGGACACTGGAGAAGGGTTATGCGGAAAATACCGATCTCAATACGTACCCGGTACGGGTGCTGGGTGCCGGCGCGCGAGCCGGTCTTAACGTGTTGCTAAATCTGTTCGCACAGGATACGGACTTTATCTGTCGT GGACCGGTGCAAGGATTTAAAATCTTGCTTCATACCTCAAGCGAATATCCGCAGGTATCGAAACAATACTATCGTGTGCCACTCCATCAGGAAGTGATCATATCCGTGAAACCGCAGATGATTACCACATCCGATGGGTTGCGTGATTACACCCCCGAACG ACGACAGTGTTTCTTCAACCACGAGCGCCATCTGGAGTACTTCAAGGTGTACACACAGCAGAACTGTGAGCTAGAGTGTATCACCAAATATACACTGGGAAAGTGCGGTTGCGTCAAATTCTCCATGCCGCGTGACGATCGGACGGACATTTGTGGCGCTAGCCAGATCCAGTGCTACAACGATGCAGAGGATGAACTGCTGGCGGAAGACGTCAAGTACATCGGGGATAAATCGTACGATTTTCGTGCAAAGTGTAACTGTTTGCCGGCCTGTACCTCGGTACAGTACGATGCGGAAATCTCGCAAGCCGATCTCGACTGGAAGAGCATGTTTGCGGCGTACCGCCAATCGCTCGGTGAGATGGAAGGTGCACAGTTTGCGCGGCTGACGATCTACTTTAAGGAGGCACAGTTTATCACATCGAAGCGTAGCGAACTGTACGGTGTGACCGATTTCTTGGCAAACTGTGGCGGTTTGCTTGGGCTGTTTATGGGTGTCAGTTTGCTCAGTCTGGTAGAGCTGATTTACTTCTGCTCGATCCGTCCCTTCACCATACTGCGTGCGTATCGCACCAGCAGACGCGAGTCACACGTGTTCGATGCTCCGCCAATTGTTGACAAAGCGAAAGATTTTTAA